A genomic window from Dechloromonas sp. A34 includes:
- a CDS encoding flavin reductase family protein, giving the protein MTQPQIDSRAFRNALGRFATGIAIVTAIDPDGNPIGLTVNAFSAVSLEPALVLWCLDNGSHNLEAFRHASHHAINILSVEQKDLSNRFATWPTDRFAGLPWQKGIGGAPVFPNCCATFEVANEAAHAGGDHTIFIGRVENFTETVALAPLLFHAGQYRKLADVQED; this is encoded by the coding sequence ATGACCCAACCTCAAATCGACAGCCGCGCTTTCCGCAATGCCCTTGGCCGCTTCGCCACCGGCATCGCCATCGTCACGGCCATCGATCCGGACGGGAACCCGATCGGCCTGACCGTCAATGCCTTCTCTGCCGTCTCGCTCGAGCCGGCCCTAGTTCTCTGGTGCCTCGACAACGGTTCGCACAACCTCGAAGCCTTCCGCCACGCCAGCCATCACGCAATCAACATCCTTTCGGTTGAGCAGAAGGATCTCTCCAACCGTTTCGCCACCTGGCCGACCGACCGCTTTGCCGGTCTGCCCTGGCAAAAGGGGATTGGTGGCGCCCCAGTCTTCCCCAATTGCTGCGCCACCTTCGAAGTCGCCAATGAAGCGGCGCACGCTGGTGGTGATCACACCATTTTTATCGGTCGGGTCGAGAATTTCACCGAAACCGTGGCCCTGGCGCCGCTGCTTTTCCACGCCGGCCAATACCGGAAGCTGGCTGACGTTCAGGAAGATTGA
- a CDS encoding ATP-binding cassette domain-containing protein, with the protein MIALRQVTFARAGRPLVIDASVQLHPGWKVGVVGANGCGKSSLFALLANELHAESGDVEIPASWHIARVTQETPALPDAALEFVLDGDVELRRVERELAAAEARGDGVAIGHLHARYGEIEGYSAKARAAEVLHGLGFKDADFARPVADFSGGWRVRLNLARALSCRADLLLLDEPTNHLDLDAVFWLESWLKNTPATLLLISHDRDFLDAVVGQIISIDLQRLSLTSGGYSDYERARAARLANQQSAFEAQQREIAHLNSFVERFRAKATKARQAQSRIKTLERMEMVAAAHVDSPFHFSFRQPNALPDPLLSIERASAGYADRKILDNVSLTLRPGCRIGLLGRNGAGKSTLIKLLAGTIAQQGGERKEAKALNIGYFAQHQLEQLRPDESPLQHLVRLEPTTPEQELRDYIGGFDFRGDMATRAIEPFSGGEKSRLALALLIRTKPNLLLLDEPTNHLDLEMREALTFAMQDFEGGMVFVSHDRHLLRTCADELLLVADGKASEFDGDLDDYAAWLASQRNAEKAAEPEVAAEKTERLQQRADAKANRQALLAQRRPLVKEIEQLERKLAKWNEEKAALDALFADPEFYTTVDRMKSEELHRQAGLLGEQIDEAEMRWLEVHEALEALPAAD; encoded by the coding sequence ATGATCGCCCTCCGCCAAGTCACCTTCGCCCGCGCCGGCCGCCCCCTGGTCATCGACGCCTCCGTTCAACTGCACCCCGGCTGGAAGGTCGGTGTCGTCGGCGCCAACGGCTGCGGCAAGTCCAGCCTGTTCGCCCTGCTCGCCAACGAATTGCACGCCGAATCCGGCGATGTCGAAATCCCGGCCAGCTGGCACATCGCCCGCGTCACCCAGGAAACGCCGGCCCTGCCCGATGCCGCGCTGGAGTTCGTACTCGACGGCGACGTCGAGCTGCGCCGGGTCGAACGCGAATTGGCCGCTGCCGAAGCACGTGGCGACGGCGTCGCGATCGGTCATCTGCATGCCCGCTACGGCGAAATCGAAGGTTATTCGGCCAAGGCCCGCGCCGCCGAAGTCCTACACGGCCTCGGCTTCAAGGATGCCGATTTCGCCCGTCCGGTCGCCGACTTCTCCGGCGGCTGGCGGGTCCGCCTCAACCTGGCCCGCGCCCTGTCATGCCGTGCCGACCTGCTGCTGCTCGACGAGCCGACCAACCACCTCGACCTCGACGCCGTCTTCTGGCTGGAAAGCTGGCTCAAGAACACGCCGGCGACCCTGCTGCTGATTTCGCACGACCGCGACTTTCTCGATGCCGTGGTCGGCCAGATCATCTCGATCGACCTCCAGCGCCTGTCCCTGACCAGTGGCGGCTATTCCGACTACGAACGAGCCCGCGCCGCCCGCCTGGCCAACCAGCAGTCGGCCTTCGAAGCCCAGCAGCGCGAAATTGCCCACCTCAACAGCTTCGTCGAACGCTTCCGCGCCAAGGCCACCAAGGCCCGCCAGGCGCAAAGCCGGATCAAGACGCTGGAGCGCATGGAAATGGTCGCCGCCGCCCACGTCGATTCACCTTTCCATTTCAGCTTCCGCCAGCCAAACGCCCTGCCCGATCCGCTGCTGAGCATCGAAAGAGCCTCGGCCGGCTATGCCGACCGCAAGATTCTCGACAATGTCTCGCTGACCCTGCGACCCGGCTGCCGCATCGGCCTGCTCGGCCGCAACGGCGCCGGCAAATCGACGCTGATCAAGTTGCTGGCCGGCACCATCGCCCAGCAAGGCGGCGAGCGCAAGGAAGCCAAGGCGCTGAATATCGGCTATTTCGCCCAGCACCAGCTCGAACAGCTGCGCCCGGACGAATCGCCGCTGCAGCATCTGGTCCGCCTCGAACCGACCACACCGGAACAGGAATTGCGCGACTATATCGGCGGCTTCGACTTCCGCGGCGACATGGCGACGCGCGCCATCGAACCCTTCTCCGGCGGCGAGAAATCGCGCCTGGCCCTGGCCCTGCTGATCCGTACCAAGCCCAACCTGCTGCTGCTCGACGAGCCAACCAACCACCTCGACCTCGAAATGCGCGAAGCCCTGACCTTCGCCATGCAGGATTTCGAAGGCGGCATGGTCTTCGTCTCGCACGACCGCCACCTGCTACGCACCTGCGCCGACGAACTGCTGCTGGTGGCCGACGGCAAGGCCAGCGAATTCGACGGCGACCTCGACGACTACGCCGCCTGGCTGGCCAGCCAGCGCAATGCCGAGAAAGCGGCCGAACCGGAAGTCGCGGCCGAAAAGACCGAACGTCTGCAACAACGCGCCGATGCCAAGGCCAACCGGCAGGCTTTGTTGGCGCAACGCCGGCCGCTGGTCAAGGAAATCGAGCAGTTGGAACGCAAGCTGGCCAAGTGGAATGAGGAAAAGGCGGCTTTGGATGCTTTGTTCGCCGATCCGGAGTTCTACACGACGGTTGACCGGATGAAGAGCGAGGAACTGCATCGTCAGGCCGGGCTGCTCGGCGAGCAGATCGATGAGGCGGAGATGCGCTGGTTGGAAGTACATGAGGCGCTGGAAGCGTTGCCGGCCGCAGACTGA
- the purU gene encoding formyltetrahydrofolate deformylase, whose product MHSDRFYTLSASCPDQVGIIAKVSGFIAGNGGWILESSFHSDVLTSRYFMRIEIKADSLPFLLAEFRERFRTEVAEPLSMTWQINDSAVKKRVVVLVSKQEHCLYDLLARWQARELDIEIPCVISNHDTFRGFVEWHGIPFHHVPVTADNKAGAYAEIQRIFDDVRGDSMVLARYMQVLSPALCDALAGKIINIHHSFLPSFAGAKPYHQAYTRGVKLIGATCHYVTSELDAGPIIEQDVIRIDHSDSPEDMVRYGKDIEKTVLARGLRYHLEDRVLVHGNKTVVFR is encoded by the coding sequence ATGCATAGCGACCGTTTCTACACGCTCTCAGCCTCCTGTCCCGATCAGGTCGGGATCATTGCCAAGGTATCCGGTTTCATTGCCGGCAATGGCGGCTGGATTCTCGAATCGAGTTTCCATTCGGACGTGCTGACCAGTCGCTATTTCATGCGCATCGAGATCAAGGCCGATTCGCTACCTTTCCTGCTCGCCGAATTCCGCGAACGCTTCCGCACGGAAGTCGCCGAGCCGCTGTCGATGACCTGGCAGATCAACGACAGCGCGGTCAAGAAGCGCGTCGTGGTGCTGGTATCCAAGCAGGAGCACTGCCTCTACGACCTGCTGGCGCGCTGGCAGGCCAGGGAACTCGACATCGAGATTCCCTGCGTCATTTCCAACCACGACACCTTCCGCGGTTTCGTCGAGTGGCACGGCATCCCCTTCCACCATGTGCCGGTTACTGCCGACAACAAGGCCGGGGCCTACGCCGAGATCCAGCGCATTTTCGACGACGTGCGCGGCGATTCGATGGTGCTCGCCCGCTACATGCAGGTGCTGTCGCCGGCGCTGTGCGACGCGCTGGCCGGCAAGATCATCAATATCCACCATTCTTTCCTGCCCAGCTTCGCCGGCGCCAAGCCTTACCACCAGGCCTACACGCGCGGCGTCAAGCTGATCGGTGCGACCTGCCACTATGTGACCAGCGAGCTCGATGCCGGGCCGATCATCGAGCAGGACGTGATCCGCATCGACCATTCGGACTCGCCGGAAGACATGGTGCGCTACGGCAAGGACATCGAGAAGACCGTGCTCGCCCGCGGCCTGCGCTACCACCTGGAAGACCGGGTGCTGGTCCATGGCAACAAGACCGTGGTTTTCCGCTAA
- a CDS encoding HD-GYP domain-containing protein, with protein MIRKISIHQLIPGMYVVDLHKHWLEHSIWRQKFAVRDDTQVSRLLEEGIVEVSIDTEKGLDLPPAPPAPLAPVIEPERKYVSLAERLKAKPLTVSLGEERRRSGRLIVEANGTVTDLMLAARSGRSVDAARLEPVVAKMIESVIRNPDALAPLARLKQAESYATEHAVATAALIIAFGQQQGMALPELEKMALGTMVKDIGQSALDAKLITKPGMLSQAEYSVVQSHVEEGLAVLEATARLPETSIAVVLEHHERYNGCGYPYRMAGDAISVVGRMAAIVDTYDAMTSDRPYRPAISPALALRQLYDQGGTQFDPALIAAFVRTIGIYPVGTLVLLESGHLAVVEEVHHDDLLRPVVRVIFHAGRRQYVTPIEVDLARKVGNHYGQIVRAETFERWGLNPLSWQPA; from the coding sequence GTGATCCGCAAGATTTCCATCCACCAATTGATTCCCGGCATGTATGTCGTGGATCTGCACAAGCACTGGCTGGAGCATTCGATCTGGCGGCAGAAATTTGCGGTCCGGGATGACACCCAGGTCAGCCGGCTGCTCGAGGAAGGGATCGTCGAAGTCAGCATTGACACCGAGAAGGGGCTTGATTTGCCGCCGGCGCCGCCCGCACCGTTGGCCCCGGTCATCGAGCCTGAACGCAAGTACGTTTCGCTGGCCGAGCGGCTCAAGGCCAAGCCGCTGACCGTCTCGCTCGGCGAGGAAAGGCGGCGTTCCGGGCGCCTGATCGTCGAGGCCAATGGCACGGTCACCGACCTGATGCTGGCGGCGCGCAGCGGCCGTAGTGTCGATGCCGCCCGTCTTGAACCGGTCGTCGCGAAGATGATCGAATCGGTGATCCGCAATCCGGACGCGCTGGCCCCGCTGGCCCGTCTCAAGCAGGCCGAGAGCTACGCCACCGAACACGCCGTGGCGACGGCGGCGCTGATCATCGCTTTCGGCCAGCAGCAGGGGATGGCGTTGCCGGAACTGGAAAAGATGGCGCTCGGCACCATGGTCAAGGACATTGGCCAGTCGGCGCTCGATGCCAAGCTGATCACCAAGCCGGGGATGCTCTCCCAGGCCGAATACTCGGTTGTGCAGAGCCATGTCGAGGAAGGACTGGCGGTGCTCGAGGCGACCGCCCGGCTTCCCGAAACTTCGATCGCCGTCGTCCTCGAGCATCACGAGCGCTATAACGGCTGCGGCTATCCCTACCGGATGGCCGGCGATGCGATCTCAGTGGTCGGCCGGATGGCGGCGATCGTCGATACCTACGATGCGATGACGTCCGACCGCCCCTACCGGCCGGCCATCTCGCCGGCGCTCGCCCTGCGTCAGCTTTACGATCAGGGCGGGACCCAGTTCGACCCGGCGCTGATCGCCGCCTTCGTCCGCACCATCGGCATCTACCCGGTCGGGACGCTGGTCCTGCTTGAAAGCGGACATCTGGCGGTGGTCGAGGAGGTGCATCACGACGACCTTCTGCGCCCGGTGGTACGGGTGATCTTCCATGCTGGCCGTCGTCAGTATGTCACCCCGATCGAAGTGGACCTGGCGCGGAAAGTCGGCAATCACTACGGGCAGATCGTCCGCGCCGAGACCTTCGAGCGCTGGGGCCTCAATCCCTTGAGTTGGCAACCTGCCTGA
- the mutY gene encoding A/G-specific adenine glycosylase, whose translation MPLTFTNRLIAWQKRAGRHDLPWQKTRDPYRIWLSEIMLQQTQVSTVIPYYQRFLASFPDVQALAAAPIEAVIEHWAGLGYYARARNLHRCAQRVAAEFAGEFPQSAEQLAELPGIGRSTAAAIAAFAFGQRAAILDGNVKRVLCRQFGVEGFPGQAAIHNQLWELAERLLPAGDIEAYTQGLMDLGATLCGRSRPRCADCPVAADCIARRDGRQGELPTARPRPAVPERTASFALIVDDGRLLLERRPPSGLWGGLLVPPEGEVEGTLQRLGLNLIAQRPLPPLKHAFTHFRLTLHPVLCEVERSLTVGEPGLEWIALERAADAGVPAPIRKLIRQVANSRD comes from the coding sequence ATGCCCCTCACCTTCACCAATCGTCTGATTGCCTGGCAAAAGCGCGCCGGGCGCCACGACCTGCCCTGGCAGAAGACCCGCGACCCTTACCGGATCTGGCTTTCCGAGATCATGTTGCAGCAGACGCAGGTCAGCACGGTGATTCCGTATTACCAGCGCTTCCTGGCCAGCTTTCCCGATGTGCAGGCCCTGGCTGCCGCCCCCATCGAAGCCGTGATCGAGCACTGGGCCGGCCTCGGCTATTACGCCCGGGCCCGCAATCTGCATCGCTGCGCGCAACGGGTTGCTGCCGAGTTCGCTGGCGAATTCCCGCAGTCGGCCGAACAACTGGCCGAACTGCCCGGCATCGGCCGCTCGACCGCGGCGGCGATTGCCGCCTTCGCCTTTGGTCAGCGCGCCGCGATCCTCGACGGCAACGTCAAGCGCGTACTCTGCCGGCAGTTTGGCGTCGAAGGCTTCCCCGGTCAGGCCGCCATCCACAACCAGCTCTGGGAACTGGCCGAGCGCCTGCTGCCCGCCGGTGACATCGAAGCCTATACTCAGGGCCTGATGGATCTCGGTGCGACGCTGTGCGGTCGGAGCCGGCCCCGGTGCGCCGACTGTCCGGTTGCGGCCGACTGCATCGCCCGCCGCGACGGGCGGCAGGGCGAGTTGCCGACGGCCCGCCCGCGGCCAGCCGTGCCGGAGCGCACGGCGAGCTTTGCCCTGATCGTCGACGATGGGCGCCTGCTGCTGGAACGCCGGCCGCCGAGCGGACTGTGGGGCGGCTTGCTGGTGCCGCCGGAAGGCGAAGTCGAAGGGACTCTGCAGCGCCTCGGCCTGAATTTAATTGCTCAGCGCCCACTACCGCCCTTGAAACATGCTTTCACGCATTTTCGGCTGACCCTGCACCCCGTGCTGTGCGAAGTGGAAAGGTCGCTCACGGTCGGCGAACCGGGTCTGGAATGGATAGCACTGGAGCGGGCCGCCGATGCCGGCGTACCGGCGCCGATCAGGAAACTGATCAGGCAGGTTGCCAACTCAAGGGATTGA
- a CDS encoding HD-GYP domain-containing protein produces the protein MKLPREVIKEIALGGLLHDVGKARVADAILNKPAKLSDDEFEHIKSHVAQGVALLRQTPGVGETAMQVTSEHHERFDGTGYPGKLAGAGFRSTDRWLPSSMSTMPFPRTGSITRECRRLRR, from the coding sequence ATGAAGCTGCCCCGGGAAGTCATCAAGGAGATTGCCCTCGGTGGGTTGCTGCACGATGTCGGCAAGGCGCGGGTGGCCGATGCCATCCTCAACAAGCCGGCCAAGCTCAGCGACGACGAATTCGAACACATAAAGTCGCACGTCGCGCAGGGCGTCGCCCTGCTGCGCCAGACGCCTGGCGTCGGCGAAACGGCCATGCAGGTCACCAGCGAGCACCACGAACGTTTCGACGGCACCGGCTATCCGGGCAAGCTGGCCGGGGCGGGATTTCGCTCTACGGACAGATGGCTGCCATCGTCGATGTCTACGATGCCATTTCCTCGGACCGGGTCTATCACAAGGGAATGTCGCCGACTCAGGCGCTGA
- a CDS encoding DUF3391 domain-containing protein, with protein sequence MIKQIRTDQLKPGMYIHDLNCGWMDHPFIYNAFRVRDQATVDKIVSIGIRELYIDTAKGADVREAPTEREVNADLERRLQDIARKQPEKPVVSELKDEAARARRLHGEANKIVRHMMDDIRLGQQIEIDRVEPLVEHMVDSIFRNQDALLPLARLKNHDDYTFEHSVSVCALLVAFGRA encoded by the coding sequence ATGATCAAGCAGATTCGCACCGACCAGCTCAAGCCGGGCATGTACATCCATGATCTGAATTGCGGCTGGATGGATCACCCCTTCATCTACAACGCCTTCCGCGTGCGGGATCAGGCGACTGTCGACAAGATTGTCAGTATTGGCATTCGCGAGTTGTATATCGACACCGCCAAGGGGGCCGATGTCCGCGAGGCGCCGACTGAGCGCGAGGTTAATGCCGATCTCGAGCGCCGGCTACAGGACATTGCCCGCAAGCAGCCGGAAAAGCCGGTCGTCAGCGAGTTAAAGGACGAAGCAGCTCGTGCGCGCCGGCTGCATGGCGAAGCCAACAAGATCGTCCGCCATATGATGGACGATATCCGGCTCGGTCAGCAGATCGAGATCGATCGTGTCGAACCGCTGGTCGAGCACATGGTCGACTCCATCTTCCGCAACCAGGATGCGCTGCTGCCGCTGGCTCGTTTGAAGAACCACGACGATTACACCTTCGAGCATTCGGTCAGTGTCTGTGCGCTGTTGGTCGCCTTCGGCCGGGCATGA
- the thrH gene encoding bifunctional phosphoserine phosphatase/homoserine phosphotransferase ThrH, protein MQIVCLDLEGVLVPEIWIEFSKRTGIPELMRTTRDEPDYDKLMTYRLDILRQHKLGLPDIQKVIGEMGPMPGARAFLDKLREDYQVIILSDTFYEFAHPLMRQLGWPTLFCHSLEDDAEGMLVAYHLRMPDQKREAVKRFKELNFKIVAAGDSYNDTAMLGEAHGGILFHPPENVIREFPQYPVVLNYDDLRSEIDKAFVKAA, encoded by the coding sequence GTGCAAATCGTCTGCCTTGACCTCGAAGGGGTCCTCGTCCCCGAAATCTGGATCGAATTCTCCAAGCGCACGGGTATTCCCGAGCTGATGCGCACGACGCGCGATGAACCGGATTACGACAAGCTGATGACTTATCGCCTGGACATCCTGCGCCAGCACAAGCTCGGCCTGCCGGACATCCAGAAGGTGATTGGCGAGATGGGTCCGATGCCAGGCGCCCGCGCCTTCCTCGACAAGCTGCGCGAGGATTATCAGGTGATCATCCTGTCCGACACCTTCTACGAATTCGCCCACCCGCTGATGCGCCAGCTCGGCTGGCCGACACTGTTCTGCCATTCGCTGGAGGACGACGCCGAGGGCATGCTGGTCGCCTACCACCTGCGCATGCCGGACCAGAAGCGCGAGGCGGTCAAGCGCTTCAAGGAACTGAATTTCAAGATCGTCGCCGCCGGCGATTCGTACAACGATACCGCGATGCTCGGCGAAGCGCATGGCGGCATCCTGTTCCACCCGCCGGAAAACGTCATCCGCGAATTCCCGCAGTATCCGGTCGTGCTCAATTACGACGACCTGCGCAGCGAGATCGACAAGGCATTCGTCAAGGCCGCCTGA
- a CDS encoding hydrolase has product MLIRRNESLLLVVDVQAKLAPAIFEREAAVANTVRLLTAAGLLGVPSFASEQYVRGLGSSLPEIRSAGSTARFFEKMHFSCTGEPGVVDMLRATGRRQIVLTGMEAHVCVLQTAFGLIDAGFTVFLVADAASSRSPENRSAAIERMRAGGARIVTSEMVLFEWLEKAGTDEFRSVLPLIK; this is encoded by the coding sequence ATGCTGATCCGCCGTAACGAGTCGCTGTTGCTAGTGGTCGATGTCCAGGCCAAGCTGGCGCCGGCCATCTTCGAGCGAGAAGCGGCGGTGGCCAACACTGTCCGCCTGCTAACCGCGGCAGGTCTGCTCGGCGTTCCGAGTTTCGCCTCGGAACAGTACGTACGCGGCCTCGGTTCGAGCCTGCCAGAAATCCGTAGCGCCGGAAGCACGGCCCGTTTCTTCGAGAAAATGCATTTCTCCTGTACCGGCGAACCCGGGGTGGTCGACATGCTGCGCGCCACCGGCCGTCGGCAGATCGTCCTGACCGGCATGGAAGCCCATGTCTGCGTCCTACAAACCGCCTTCGGGCTGATCGACGCCGGCTTTACCGTTTTCCTGGTGGCCGACGCCGCTTCGTCGCGTTCGCCGGAGAATCGCTCGGCAGCAATCGAGCGGATGCGGGCCGGCGGCGCCCGCATCGTGACCAGCGAAATGGTACTTTTCGAGTGGCTGGAAAAAGCGGGAACCGACGAGTTCCGCAGCGTTCTCCCGCTGATCAAGTAG
- a CDS encoding cyclic nucleotide-binding/CBS domain-containing protein: MLNRAVIKVIEKREFLTSTPEKSVRAVAAHMKEMHLGAVLVVDQPGGKLVGICTERDLAFKVLAEGLDANTTTVGSVMTADPQAIGPDKLFGHALHLMFEGGFRHLPVLDPSGRPIGVISSRDALGLELADFGHELEQRETLTEIL; the protein is encoded by the coding sequence ATGCTCAATCGAGCCGTAATCAAGGTTATAGAGAAACGCGAATTTCTGACCTCAACCCCGGAAAAGAGCGTTCGCGCCGTGGCCGCGCACATGAAGGAAATGCACCTCGGTGCCGTACTGGTGGTCGATCAGCCAGGTGGCAAGCTGGTCGGTATTTGCACCGAACGCGATCTCGCCTTCAAGGTCCTGGCCGAAGGTCTGGACGCCAATACGACGACAGTCGGCTCGGTAATGACGGCCGATCCGCAGGCGATCGGTCCGGACAAGCTGTTTGGTCATGCCCTGCATCTGATGTTTGAAGGCGGCTTCCGGCATCTGCCGGTGCTTGATCCGAGCGGCCGGCCGATCGGCGTAATTTCTTCGCGTGATGCGCTCGGGCTGGAATTGGCCGATTTCGGCCACGAACTTGAGCAGCGCGAGACGCTGACTGAAATTCTCTGA
- the katG gene encoding catalase/peroxidase HPI, whose translation MSTESKCPFAGDVRKHAVAGAPSNADWWPNQLKLNILHQHSAKSDPMGEAFNYAEEFKSLDLDAVVKDLQALMTDSQDWWPADFGHYGPFFIRMAWHSAGTYRISDGRGGAGTGNQRFAPLNSWPDNCNLDKARRLLWPIKQKYGRKISWADLMILTGNVALESMGFKTFGFAGGRQDTWEPDEDIYWGSESKWLDDQRYSGDRDLENPLGAVQMGLIYVNPEGPNGNPDPLAAARDIRETFARMAMNDEETVALIAGGHTFGKTHGAGDAKHVGVEPEAAGIEEQGLGWTSSFGTGKGGDTITSGLEVTWTTTPTKWSNNFFWNLFGYEWELTKSPAGAHQWTPKHGMGAGTVPDAHDPSKRHAPSMLTTDLALRFDPDYEKIARRFHENPDQFADAFARAWFKLTHRDMGPLSRYLGPLVPAEPLIWQDPVPAADHALVDEPDIAALKAQILASGLSIAQLVTTAWASASTFRGSDKRGGANGARIRLAPQKDWLVNQPAELATVLQKLEAIQKDFNGVQVGGKKISLADLIVLAGCAAVEAAARKAGHGVTVPFAPGRTDASQEQTDVNSFAVLEPAADGFRNYVRPGLEGEVAELLVDQAQLLTLTAPEMTVLIGGLRALNANFDHSAHGVFTKCPETLTNDFFVNLLEMNTKWQKSATSEGVFEGRDRTTGEIKWTGSKVDLTFGSNSQLRAVAEVYACSDAQPMFVRDFVAAWNKVMNLDRFDLT comes from the coding sequence ATGTCTACCGAATCAAAGTGCCCGTTCGCGGGCGATGTTCGCAAACACGCGGTAGCCGGCGCCCCGTCGAACGCCGACTGGTGGCCCAATCAACTGAAGTTGAACATTTTGCACCAGCACTCGGCCAAGTCCGACCCGATGGGTGAGGCGTTCAATTACGCCGAGGAGTTCAAGAGCCTCGATCTGGATGCCGTCGTCAAAGACCTCCAGGCCTTGATGACTGATTCGCAGGACTGGTGGCCCGCCGACTTCGGTCACTACGGACCGTTTTTCATTCGCATGGCCTGGCACAGCGCTGGCACCTACCGCATCAGCGACGGTCGCGGCGGCGCCGGGACCGGCAATCAGCGCTTTGCTCCGCTCAACAGCTGGCCGGACAACTGTAATCTCGATAAGGCACGCCGGCTGCTGTGGCCGATCAAGCAGAAGTATGGCCGCAAAATATCCTGGGCCGACCTGATGATCCTCACTGGCAATGTCGCGCTGGAATCGATGGGCTTCAAGACCTTCGGTTTCGCCGGCGGGCGCCAGGACACTTGGGAGCCGGACGAAGACATCTACTGGGGTTCCGAGAGCAAATGGCTGGATGACCAGCGCTACAGCGGCGACCGCGATCTCGAAAATCCGCTCGGTGCCGTGCAGATGGGCCTGATTTACGTCAATCCGGAAGGTCCCAATGGCAACCCGGACCCGCTGGCGGCGGCGCGGGATATTCGCGAGACCTTCGCCCGCATGGCGATGAACGACGAAGAGACGGTGGCCCTTATTGCCGGCGGCCACACCTTCGGCAAGACCCATGGCGCTGGCGATGCGAAACATGTCGGGGTCGAGCCGGAAGCGGCCGGCATCGAGGAACAGGGCCTGGGCTGGACGAGCAGCTTTGGCACCGGCAAGGGCGGGGACACGATCACCAGCGGCCTGGAAGTGACCTGGACCACGACTCCGACGAAGTGGAGCAACAACTTCTTCTGGAACCTGTTCGGCTACGAATGGGAACTGACGAAGAGCCCGGCAGGGGCGCACCAGTGGACGCCGAAGCATGGCATGGGCGCAGGTACGGTGCCGGATGCCCACGATCCGTCGAAGCGTCACGCACCGTCGATGCTGACCACCGACCTGGCCCTGCGTTTTGACCCGGACTACGAAAAGATTGCCCGGCGCTTTCACGAGAATCCTGATCAGTTCGCGGATGCCTTCGCCCGCGCCTGGTTCAAGCTGACGCATCGCGACATGGGCCCGCTGTCGCGTTATCTCGGCCCGCTCGTTCCAGCCGAACCATTGATATGGCAGGACCCGGTTCCGGCGGCCGATCACGCCTTGGTCGATGAGCCGGACATCGCCGCCTTGAAGGCACAGATACTCGCCTCCGGTCTGTCCATTGCCCAGCTGGTGACCACTGCCTGGGCATCGGCATCCACCTTCCGCGGCAGCGACAAGCGCGGCGGGGCCAATGGTGCGCGTATTCGCCTGGCGCCGCAGAAGGATTGGCTAGTCAACCAGCCGGCCGAACTGGCCACGGTTCTTCAGAAGCTGGAAGCAATCCAGAAGGACTTCAACGGCGTTCAGGTTGGCGGCAAGAAGATTTCGCTGGCCGACCTGATCGTTCTGGCTGGCTGCGCTGCCGTCGAGGCAGCCGCCAGGAAGGCCGGGCACGGCGTGACGGTTCCTTTTGCGCCGGGGCGCACGGATGCTTCGCAGGAGCAGACCGATGTGAATTCGTTCGCCGTGCTCGAGCCTGCCGCCGATGGGTTCCGCAACTACGTCCGCCCGGGGCTGGAGGGAGAGGTGGCCGAGTTGTTGGTGGACCAGGCTCAGTTGCTGACGCTGACCGCGCCCGAGATGACAGTGCTGATCGGTGGCCTGCGCGCCCTGAATGCAAACTTCGATCATTCCGCCCACGGCGTGTTCACCAAGTGCCCGGAGACGCTGACCAATGATTTCTTCGTGAATCTCCTTGAAATGAACACCAAGTGGCAGAAGTCGGCCACCTCGGAAGGTGTTTTCGAAGGGCGGGATCGGACAACCGGTGAAATCAAGTGGACCGGCAGCAAGGTTGATCTCACCTTTGGTTCGAACTCCCAACTCCGAGCTGTGGCTGAGGTTTATGCCTGTAGCGACGCGCAGCCGATGTTTGTGCGTGACTTCGTGGCGGCTTGGAACAAGGTGATGAACCTTGATCGCTTCGACCTTACCTGA